A genomic window from Flavobacterium azooxidireducens includes:
- a CDS encoding DUF4301 family protein: MEENLKQQSTEIIKIAIYGPESTGKTTLAKQLAEHFNTVWIPEFARDYLQQKWENKQQICQKEDLLPIAIGQTKLENEGLQKANTFLFADTNLMVTKVFSDIHYGETDPILEKAAKKHKYDLFLLTDVDVPWQKDDLRDSPDNREMTLQIFEENLIKFNKPYLKLSGSKEKRFQKAVALVSTLLEGKELGLNSFDFINLHQRDIKLDLVKNQIEFLTNGIQAVNLERPAKLNDGIEPLSIDEATYFANFFDEKRNHLKLKKFVPASGAASRMFKFLNEFLHDYKLGEESINAYINRKKAKNLSLFLIGVEKFSFYNDVIYRLKKLYPEFDTWGYDSKQYAFIKTLLSTKEFDFANKPKGVLPFHNYPSHIATPIEEHLNEAVAYASSNQKAHLHFTVSEEHQSEFEKIVENVKTKIEITSQTEISVAYSYQDKSTDSIALDFDNQFVREDNDSLVFRPGGHGALIQNLNNLDADVIFVKNIDNVIQNHLNEISLYKKALAGILLDKQHQIFDYLRMLDEDNLNKETLDEIVNFIQSKLHFEVVEDFSKYTKESKIDYLKNYLNRPIRVCGMVKNEGEPGGGPFWVRDRKGLVFLQIVESSQIDEKDASQMKILKSSTHFNPVDLVCGIRNYRGANFDLTEFVDHTSGFIVHKNKGGKDLKAYELPGLWNGAMAKWLTVFVEVPLITFNPVKTVNDLLKIAHQPQ, from the coding sequence TAAAAATAGCCATTTATGGTCCGGAAAGCACCGGTAAAACCACGTTGGCTAAACAATTGGCAGAACATTTCAATACGGTTTGGATTCCTGAATTTGCTCGTGATTATCTTCAGCAAAAATGGGAAAATAAGCAACAGATTTGCCAAAAGGAGGATTTGTTGCCCATTGCCATCGGTCAAACCAAATTGGAAAATGAAGGATTACAAAAGGCAAATACGTTTTTGTTTGCCGATACAAACTTGATGGTTACCAAGGTTTTTTCAGATATTCATTACGGAGAAACAGATCCAATTTTAGAAAAAGCAGCCAAAAAACATAAATACGATTTGTTTTTGTTAACCGATGTCGATGTGCCTTGGCAAAAAGACGATTTGCGAGATAGTCCTGACAACAGAGAAATGACTTTACAGATTTTCGAGGAAAATTTAATCAAATTCAATAAACCGTATTTAAAATTATCGGGTTCAAAAGAAAAAAGATTTCAAAAAGCGGTAGCATTAGTTTCAACTCTTTTGGAAGGCAAAGAATTAGGACTGAATTCATTTGATTTTATCAATTTGCACCAAAGGGATATTAAGTTAGACTTGGTGAAAAATCAGATTGAGTTTTTAACCAACGGAATTCAGGCCGTTAATCTTGAAAGACCGGCAAAACTAAACGACGGAATAGAGCCGTTATCAATTGACGAAGCAACCTATTTTGCCAATTTTTTTGATGAAAAGCGAAATCATTTAAAACTTAAAAAGTTTGTTCCTGCTTCCGGAGCTGCAAGTAGAATGTTCAAATTTTTAAACGAGTTTCTGCATGATTATAAGTTGGGAGAAGAGTCAATAAATGCGTACATCAACCGAAAAAAAGCAAAAAACTTATCACTTTTTTTAATTGGTGTAGAGAAGTTTTCGTTTTATAATGATGTGATTTATCGCTTAAAAAAACTTTATCCAGAGTTTGACACGTGGGGATATGATAGCAAACAATATGCATTTATAAAAACACTTTTATCCACAAAAGAATTTGATTTTGCCAATAAACCAAAAGGTGTTTTGCCTTTTCATAACTATCCTTCGCACATTGCAACGCCAATCGAAGAGCATTTGAATGAAGCTGTTGCTTATGCTTCTTCCAATCAAAAAGCTCATTTGCATTTCACGGTTTCAGAGGAGCATCAATCTGAATTTGAAAAAATTGTAGAAAATGTAAAAACAAAAATAGAAATTACTTCTCAAACAGAGATTAGTGTTGCCTATTCGTATCAGGATAAATCAACCGACAGCATTGCTTTAGATTTTGACAATCAGTTTGTTAGAGAAGATAATGACAGTTTGGTTTTTAGGCCAGGCGGTCATGGAGCCTTAATTCAAAATTTGAATAATTTGGATGCCGATGTAATTTTTGTAAAAAACATTGACAATGTGATTCAGAATCATTTAAATGAAATTTCGTTGTATAAAAAAGCTTTGGCAGGAATTTTATTAGATAAACAACATCAGATTTTCGATTACCTTCGAATGCTTGATGAAGATAATCTTAATAAAGAAACGTTGGATGAAATCGTGAATTTTATTCAGTCGAAATTACATTTTGAAGTAGTAGAAGATTTTTCTAAATATACCAAAGAAAGTAAAATCGACTATCTCAAAAATTATTTAAATCGACCAATTCGTGTATGTGGAATGGTTAAAAATGAAGGCGAACCCGGTGGAGGACCTTTTTGGGTGAGAGATAGAAAAGGATTAGTTTTTTTGCAAATTGTTGAGTCATCTCAAATTGATGAAAAGGATGCTAGTCAGATGAAAATACTAAAAAGTTCAACTCATTTTAATCCGGTTGATTTAGTGTGTGGAATTAGAAATTACCGAGGAGCCAATTTTGATTTAACTGAATTTGTAGATCATACCAGTGGTTTTATTGTTCATAAAAATAAAGGTGGGAAAGATTTGAAAGCGTATGAATTACCAGGACTTTGGAACGGAGCAATGGCAAAATGGTTAACTGTTTTTGTAGAAGTACCTTTGATAACATTTAATCCGGTAAAAACGGTGAATGATTTATTAAAAATAGCTCACCAACCGCAATAA